One genomic region from Conexibacter woesei DSM 14684 encodes:
- the htpX gene encoding zinc metalloprotease HtpX, translated as MPRSTSFGKDTGLQVRMTLTMFLLGLVYVVLIGVVVASGMTFLLVVILGMLALQFFASDKLALHAMGAREVTPQEAPQLHAMVERLCVQANLPKPRVAVANTPMPNAFAIGRSPKKATVCATTGIMDLLSPAELEGVMAHELTHVQNRDVMVMTIASFFAAIASYIVQFGFFFGGSSDDDDGPSMMVVILVSVVVYIVSFLLLQALSRYREFAADRGAAIITGRPSALASALMRISSGMERIPQRDLRSSEELAAFYIFPPHAKRSLMNVFSTHPPMEKRIEALSRLESQLQGAA; from the coding sequence ATGCCCCGCTCAACGTCGTTCGGCAAGGACACAGGACTCCAAGTCCGGATGACCTTGACCATGTTCCTGCTCGGCCTCGTGTACGTCGTGCTGATCGGCGTCGTGGTCGCGTCCGGGATGACCTTCCTGCTCGTGGTCATCCTCGGCATGCTCGCGCTGCAGTTCTTCGCCTCGGACAAGCTCGCGCTGCACGCGATGGGCGCACGCGAGGTGACGCCCCAGGAGGCGCCGCAGCTGCACGCGATGGTCGAGCGGCTGTGCGTGCAGGCGAACCTCCCGAAGCCGCGCGTCGCCGTCGCCAACACGCCGATGCCGAACGCGTTCGCGATCGGCCGCTCGCCGAAGAAGGCGACCGTCTGCGCGACGACCGGGATCATGGACCTGCTCTCCCCCGCCGAGCTCGAGGGCGTCATGGCGCACGAGCTGACGCACGTGCAGAACCGCGACGTGATGGTGATGACGATCGCCAGCTTCTTCGCCGCGATCGCCTCCTACATCGTCCAGTTCGGCTTCTTCTTCGGCGGCTCCAGCGATGACGACGACGGTCCCTCGATGATGGTCGTGATCCTCGTCTCGGTCGTCGTGTACATCGTCTCGTTCCTGCTGCTGCAGGCGCTCTCGCGCTACCGCGAGTTCGCCGCCGACCGCGGTGCGGCGATCATCACCGGCCGCCCGAGCGCGCTCGCCTCGGCGCTGATGAGAATCAGCAGCGGGATGGAGCGGATCCCGCAGCGCGACCTGCGCTCCTCCGAGGAGCTGGCGGCGTTCTACATCTTCCCGCCGCACGCGAAGAGATCGCTGATGAACGTCTTCTCCACCCACCCGCCGATGGAGAAGCGGATCGAGGCGCTGAGCCGGCTCGAGTCGCAGCTGCAGGGCGCGGCGTAG
- the pspAB gene encoding PspA-associated protein PspAB: protein MGLFDVLTGKRKLARPAPDRLFAMTTANVKFETELGINSAGRAGIVFQALATADFDQIVKDMVEVVEGLSGDSDTSVESKDDEYGYRWIVLRDPDFDDLVVGINAVSGALEAGGYGDRILCAVFAFTGPQGRPLYFIYNYKRGSFYPFVPSGGQQQRDSEAELRVKAQIGAELPLEAELERWFPLWGIPI from the coding sequence ATGGGTCTCTTCGACGTTCTCACCGGCAAGCGCAAGCTGGCCAGACCCGCCCCCGACCGGCTGTTCGCGATGACGACCGCAAACGTCAAGTTCGAGACCGAGTTGGGGATCAACTCGGCCGGACGCGCGGGCATCGTCTTCCAGGCGCTCGCGACGGCCGACTTCGACCAGATCGTGAAGGACATGGTCGAGGTCGTCGAGGGCCTGTCGGGCGACTCCGACACCTCGGTCGAGTCAAAAGACGACGAGTACGGCTACCGCTGGATCGTGCTGAGAGACCCGGACTTCGACGACCTCGTCGTCGGCATCAACGCGGTCAGCGGGGCGCTGGAGGCGGGCGGCTACGGCGACCGCATCCTCTGCGCCGTGTTCGCGTTCACCGGCCCCCAGGGCAGACCGCTCTACTTCATCTACAACTACAAGCGGGGGTCGTTCTACCCGTTCGTCCCCTCCGGCGGCCAGCAGCAGCGCGACAGCGAGGCCGAGCTGCGCGTCAAGGCGCAGATCGGCGCCGAGCTGCCGCTCGAAGCCGAGCTGGAGCGCTGGTTCCCGCTCTGGGGCATCCCGATCTGA